The following proteins are co-located in the Synchiropus splendidus isolate RoL2022-P1 chromosome 14, RoL_Sspl_1.0, whole genome shotgun sequence genome:
- the tbxas1 gene encoding LOW QUALITY PROTEIN: thromboxane-A synthase (The sequence of the model RefSeq protein was modified relative to this genomic sequence to represent the inferred CDS: substituted 1 base at 1 genomic stop codon) codes for MEAFTELLNGFPVGAGEYPVTLCLVFIFLGLLYWYSVHPFSTLARCGIKHPKPVPFYGNLFLFRQGFYKAISDLIKTHGRVCGYYLARRPVVVVADPDMLRQVMVKEFSTFPNRMTLRFNSKPMSDCLLMLRNERWKRVRSILTPSFSSAKMKEMVPLIDTAISALMKNLDVYAESGDAFDIHKCFGCFTMDVIASVAFATQVDSQNNPDDPFVRHAQMFFSFSFFRPMMLLFVAFPQLAAPLVKLLPNKRRDQMNNFFIHSIQRIIKQREEQPPEERRRDFLQLMLDAQTSQEYVDQMEQLTSSNRADSPRGPQKKVITEDEIVGQAFVFLLAGYETSSNTLGFTCYLLAVNPDCQRKVQEELEDFFTRHESADYTNVQELKYLEMVVCEALRLYPPAFRYARDIDEDXVVNGQLLPKGASLEIPAGFLHRDPDHWPEPERFIPERFTPEAKASRHPFVYLPFGAGPRNCVGMRLAQLEIKMALVRLFSRFNIVACSETQVPLELKSTSTLGPKDGIYVKIQRRNGAEGKV; via the exons ATGGAAGCGTTCACTGAGCTCCTCAATGGGTTCCCTGTGGGAGCTGGTGAATATCCGGTCACACTCTGCCTGGTCTTCATCTTTTTGGGACTTCTCTACTG GTATTCTGTCCACCCATTTTCAACCCTTGCACGATGTGGCATCAAACACCCAAAGCCCGTGCCCTTCTATGGCAACCTATTTTTGTTTCGTCAA GGTTTTTATAAGGCGATCAGCGATCTCATAAAGACACACGGGAGAGTGTGTGG CTACTATTTGGCGAGGAGACCTGTGGTGGTGGTTGCAGATCCTGACATGCTCAGACAAGTGATGGTGAAGGAGTTCAGCACCTTTCCAAACAGAATG ACCCTTCGCTTCAACAGCAAACCCATGAGCGATTGTCTGCTCATGCTGAGGAACGAACGGTGGAAGAGAGTCAGAAGTATCCTGACGCCGTCCTTCAGCTCTGCTAAAATGAAAGAG ATGGTTCCCCTCATTGACACAGCCATCAGTGCTCTCATGAAGAATTTGGATGTGTACGCAGAGTCTGGAGACGCCTTTGACATCCACAA GTGCTTCGGCTGCTTCACCATGGATGTGATCGCCAGTGTGGCGTTTGCTACTCAGGTGGACTCCCAGAACAACCCGGACGACCCGTTCGTCCGCCATGCACAGatgttcttctccttctcatTTTTCAGACCCATGATGCTGCTCTTTG tTGCTTTTCCACAACTCGCTGCTCCTCTAGTCAAACTCCTCCCCAACAAGAGACGAGACCAGATGAATAATTTCTTCATCCACAGCATCCAGAGGATCATtaagcagagagaagagcagcctCCTGAAGAG AGGCGACGAGACTTCCTTCAGCTGATGTTGGATGCTCAAACCAGCCAGGAGTATGTGGATCAGATGGAGCAGTTGACCTCTTCCAATCGGGCAGACAGTCCGCGGGGTCCACAGAAAAAAGTGATCACAGAAGATGAGATTGTGGGTCAAGCATTTGTCTTCCTTCTTGCCGGCTATGAAACCAGCAGCAACACGTTGGGCTTCACCTGCTACCTGCTGGCCGTCAACCCGGACTGCCAGCGCAAagtccaggaggagctggaagaTTTCTTCACCAGGCAC GAATCTGCAGACTACACAAACGTCCAGGAGCTGAAGTACTTGGAAATGGTGGTGTGTGAGGCTCTGCGTCTCTACCCTCCTGCTTTCAG GTATGCACGTGACATCGATGAAGACTGAGTGGTGAACGGTCAGTTGCTGCCTAAAGGGGCGTCACTAGAGATCCCGGCAGGCTTCCTCCACCGTGACCCGGATCACTGGCCCGAGCCCGAGCGCTTCATCCCTGAGAG ATTCACGCCGGAAGCAAAGGCGAGTCGCCATCCTTTTGTTTACCTGCCGTTTGGCGCCGGGCCACGGAACTGTGTGGGAATGAGACTGGCCCAACTGGAAATCAAAATGGCTCTGGTTCGACTGTTCAGCAGGTTCAACATCGTAGCTTGCTCTGAAACTCAG GTCCCGCTTGAGCTGAAGTCGACCAGCACCCTGGGACCCAAAGATGGCATTTATGtgaagatccagagaagaaatGGCGCTGAAGGCAAAGTTTGA
- the parp12a gene encoding protein mono-ADP-ribosyltransferase PARP12 has product MTAIIAKFILKSLCDNHGSLDFGSLNAKLEKSFTVAEEILRNVLFDSGRVAIHPSPGASRSIGPASRIVAKTSLRLCQRKFGDCRLCDGLHLCRYLVCGTCVFGSKCKNQHEVRSAHNVELLRKHDLQDLTDQQLFQLLLQNDPFLLPEICNHYNKGTCSFNDSCTKLHVCLHHVQGDCKFGPSCKRSHQLDVWGNKALQGFSQEMALVIYRNKSIISQQERTAPASPAVKPEVKRPPQLPAPVASHSTPVIPSNSEKTDICLYFIRKNCSYKEKCVRMHWHLPYRWQVMDADGGSWKDLSNMEEIEKAYCDPKHDTSSCESPSSITQFMRLLAISNPGVQSVDFISMTFLGSPVRRLSTASSASKPPHFVLTTEWVWYWEDDSGSWLEYGQSAEGTPTTVTSETLENLYLTDRESAVPFSTSRYSYVLHFKASPMCQENLRFKTRREVRRRPRFVSAHDVEVKLRSPGSGSSHGSNAADSFPPHWDRTNQPDVGYKMVPLERRSNEFIMIQKLFSVTMHQHRINSIHRIQNLSLWGIFHWQREQMKLRNGGKPVNEQYLFHGTDQALVEAICEQNFDWRMCGVHGTSYGKGSYFARDASYSNKYARAKGGRKVMFAALVLVGESAKGSSHYLRPPPRGNSNTLYDSCVDQMVSPSIYVIFEKQQIYPQYIIDYS; this is encoded by the exons ATGACAGCGATTATCGCCAAATTCATCCTGAAGTCTTTATGCGACAACCACGGGAGTTTGGACTTCGGCAGCCTGAATGCCAAGCTGGAGAAGAGTTTCACGGTGGCGGAGGAGATTTTGCGGAATGTTTTGTTCGACAGCGGGAGAGTCGCCATCCACCCCAGTCCAGGCGCGAGCCGCAGCATCGGCCCCGCCAGTCGGATTGTCGCCAAAACTTCCCTCCGCTTGTGCCAGAGAAAGTTCGGCGACTGTCGCCTGTGTGACGGCCTCCATCTGTGCCGCTACCTGGTCTGTGGAACCTGTGTATTTGG ATCCAAGTGTAAGAACCAGCACGAAGTCCGCTCCGCCCACAACGTTGAGCTTCTGAGGAAGCATGACCTACAAGACCTGACGGATCAACAACTGTTCCAGCTGCTGCTACAAAACGACCCTTTTCTGCTTCCTGAg ATATGCAACCACTACAACAAGGGGACCTGCAGCTTCAACGACTCCTGCACCAAACTACACGTGTGCCTGCATCACGTCCAGGGCGACTGTAAGTTCGGCCCGTCCTGCAAGAGAAGCCATCAGCTGGATGTGTGGGGGAATAAGGCTCTGCAGGGCTTCAGCCAGGAGATGGCGCTTGTTATTTACAGAAATAAAAGCATCATCAGTCAGCAGGAGAGGACGGCCCCAGCATCACCAG cagTGAAGCCTGAAGTTAAACGCCCGCCTCAGCTGCCTGCTCCAGTGGCATCACACAGCACCCCTGTGATACCCTCCAACAGTGAAAAAACTGACATTTGTCTTTACTTTATCCGGAAAAACTGCAGCTACAAAG AGAAATGTGTCCGCATGCACTGGCACCTGCCCTACAGGTGGCAGGTGATGGACGCGGATGGCGGGAGCTGGAAGGACCTGTCCAATATGGAAGAGATCGAGAAAGCCTACTGCGACCCCAAGCATGACACGAGCAGCTGCGAATCTCCCTCATCCATCACTCAGTTCATGAGACTGCTGGCCAT CTCAAATCCAGGTGTGCAGTCAGTTGACTTCATCAGTATGACGTTTCTGGGATCGCCCGTCCGTCGCCTGTCCACGGCCTCATCTGCCTCCAAGCCGCCTCACTTCGTTCTGACCACAGAGTGGGTGTGGTACTGGGAGGACGATAGCGGCAGCTGGCTGGAGTATGGACAG AGTGCTGAAGGCACCCCGACCACAGTGACGTCTGAAACCCTGGAGAATCTTTACCTGACCGACCGGGAGTCTGCAGTTCCTTTCAGCACCAGCAGATACTCCTACGTCCTCCATTTCAAAGCCTCACCGATGTGTCAGGAAAACCTGAGGTTTAAAACCAGACGAGAGGTCCGGAGGAGACCCCGCTTTGTTTCTGCCCATGATGTGGAGGTCAAGTTGAGGAG TCCTGGCAGCGGATCGTCACACGGCTCCAACGCCGCTGACAGCTTCCCGCCACACTGGGACAGGACCAATCAGCCTGATGTTGGATACAAG ATGGTACCTCTAGAGAGAAGGTCGAACGAATTCATCATGATACAGAAGTTGTTTTCAGTTACCATGCATCAGCACCGCATCAACAGCATCCACAGGATCCAGAACCTGTCGCTGTGGGGGATctttcactg GCAGAGGGAGCAGATGAAGCTGAGAAACGGCGGGAAGCCTGTGAACGAGCAGTACCTGTTTCATGGGACGGACCAGGCGCTGGTTGAAGCCATCTGCGAGCAGAACTTTGACTGGAGGATGTGCGGCGTCCATGGCACCTCGTATGGAAAAG GGAGCTACTTTGCCCGAGACGCCTCCTACTCCAACAAATACGCCCGAGCCAAGGGAGGAAGAAAGGTCATGTTCGCAGCTCTGGTCCTCGTGGGGGAGAGCGCCAAAGGAAGCAGCCACTACCTACGCCCGCCCCCGAGAGGCAACAGCAACACACTGTACGACAGTTGCGTGGATCAGATGGTCAGTCCCAGCATCTACGTCATCTTCGAGAAGCAACAGATCTACCCTCAGTACATTATTGACTACTCTTAG